A window of Acropora muricata isolate sample 2 chromosome 3, ASM3666990v1, whole genome shotgun sequence contains these coding sequences:
- the LOC136911523 gene encoding uncharacterized protein, which translates to MTESMLTRYHRWVYENFKIESVETLREWVMQESQFYTIAHETVRGLIKGDWRPAGQRKINTFFAEPSIADRKQRQCPVCSKQHGVWYCDVYRKMTVPSRWETAKQLKLCYRCLNPGHHGILCRRSRVCAVNGCRENHHRLLHRVQSVNIRNPEQPSAVVLDTSGRRVETLSNPSVVPANNSAELPGAEASQLTTEGEQRNITERSMTTVDHNNSEAPAFVALRTVPVILKNGNRRIEVNALLDDASTRTYLNSDVAAQLGLQGEYQRVSVNVLNGRVEAFETMPVELEVESVDGHFTRKISALTTDRVTGNLRIIDWKKESNKWKHLQGIAFPKQSTARPIIDILIGIDCLDLHYSYEDVQGFPGDPIARRTPLGWTCIGNPDGKIGNCLQTNFIHAYFLHGEAKLEEIDLTLRRFWEIEAVHKDEPVLGLEDRTILNNTQKSLKFVEGRYQVAIPWKKNTTLPQNNYEMALRRLEGTEHRLLKSPEIARTYIDCIEQYTLKGYIRKVPKEDRPTARWFLPHFPIVRPDRTTTKTRIVFDASARYQGVSLNDVICQGPKLQRDLFHVLLRFRKNPVALVCDIAEMYLRIEIAPKDRPFHRFLWRDLDQQKVPEEYEFSRVVFGVNSSPFLTQFVTQQHAETHRTEYPLAAETALKSTYMDDSMDSVADDQQGIELHKQLSQLWKRAGMQARKWLSNSPVVLSEIPPEDRASEIDLKEGSLPSIKTLGILWQAAKDAFTFKVQPPDNHFSFTKRNFLSKVATLFDPLGFLAPFIIRAKVLLQDLWAAGLDWDDPFGEALVRRSRNWFEELPELAQISVPRCLQPMKDEITISSSLQTFVDASEDAYGSVVYYRNVYPSGLITSVIVAAKTSVAPLRAISVPRLELMGAVLGLRLTKEISKALNVSDVVFWSDSVDVLWWLRNASRRFKPFVANRVAEIQSLTSSNQWRYVSTENNPADLATRGVIASGLACSEIWWQGPKFLKKPESEWPENLIQASSSSHKEFRSRGRFSKAETNKGQESTLIAATINESRDWRLNPQRFSSWTRLLRVHAWVSRFLDNCCLSKDQRITGELTTDEIRNAENQIIAQAQQQAFPDEYRMLAQGKNLPHSSKLLQLRPVLDEDELVRCNGRLRYAECLPYDTRFPIILPRGHWVTTLIVKHYHEKGYHASGTNQTLADLSSRFWIIAAREEIRAWEKNCTECRKRKAKPASQVMAPLPRIRVKEPLRAFSKIAVDFAGPFFTIQGRGKARQKRYLCLFTCLLSRAVHLELAFGLDTDAFLNAFYRMVNRRGLPQEVVSDNGGNFVGAEKELRELAKNLDEDKIQRSVANKGIRWHFNPPLAPHFGGVHEIMIKAAKRAIFAILGSADVNDEELMTAFTGAEALINSRPLTYQSANPSDDVPLTPNHFLHGQIGGQFAPESVDDNKNLNIKKRWRRIQELVKHFWRRWMREWLPNLNSRKKWLKTQRNLQVGDIVLLISPDAPRGQWPLARVIEVYPGEDGRVRVAKVQVGRNTLTRNHNNSEAPAFVALRTVPVILKNGNRRIEVNALLDDASTRTYLNSDVAAQLGLQGEYQRVSVNVLNGRVEAFETMPVELEVESVDGHFTRKISALTTDRVTGNLRIIHWKKESNKWKHLQGIAFPKQSTARPIIDILIGIDCLDLHYSYEDVQGFPGDWRPAGQRKINTFFAEPSIADRKQRQCPVCSKQHGVWYCDVYRKMTVPSRWETAKQLKLCYRCLNPGHHGILCRRSRVCAVNGCRENHHRLLHRVQSVNIRNPEQPSAVVLDTSGRRVETLSNPSVVPANNSAELPGAEASQLTTEGEQRNITERSMTT; encoded by the exons atgacgGAGTCAATGCTTACACGCTATCATCGCTGGGTCTACGAGAATTTTAAGATCGAATCCGTGGAAACCCTGCGAGAGTGGGTCATGCAAGAATCACAGTTTTATACCATTGCGCATGAAACGGTCAGAGGTCTTATCAAAGGAGACTGGCGCCCTGCAGGTCAGCGCAAGATAAACACGTTTTTTGCAGAGCCTTCTATCGCCGATCGCAAGCAGCGACAATGTCCGGTTTGTAGTAAACAACATGGCGTTTGGTACTGCGACGTGTACCGGAAGATGACTGTTCCTAGTCGCTGGGAAACGGCAAAACAACTCAAGTTATGCTATCGATGCTTGAATCCTGGTCATCATGGAATCTTATGTCGTCGAAGCAGAGTGTGTGCAGTAAATGGTTGTCGCGAAAACCACCATAGGCTGTTGCATCGAGTTCAGAGTGTGAACATCAGAAATCCAGAACAGCCATCAGCAGTAGTTTTGGATACATCAGGAAGAAGAGTGGAGACCTTATCAAACCCGTCGGTTGTTCCTGCCAATAATTCTGCTGAGTTACCTGGGGCTGAGGCATCTCAACTGACTACGGAGGGGGAGCAGCGAAATATCACTGAAAGATCTATGACCACTGTAGACCATAACAACTCAGAGGCACCTGCTTTTGTTGCGCTCCGGACCGTTCCTGTAATCCTGAAAAACGGTAATCGCCGAATCGAAGTGAACGCCTTGCTGGACGATGCCAGTACAAGGACTTACCTCAATTCCGATGTTGCCGCTCAATTAGGCCTACAGGGAGAATACCAAAGAGTGTCAGTGAACGTACTCAATGGAAGAGTTGAGGCTTTCGAGACAATGCCTGTAGAACTTGAGGTGGAAAGTGTCGATGGACATTTTACCAGAAAAATCAGTGCTCTCACAACAGACCGAGTTACCGGAAACTTGCGTATTATCGATTGGAAAAAAGAATCGAACAAGTGGAAACATCTCCAAGGAATTGCCTTTCCAAAACAGAGTACCGCACGTCCGATTATTGATATTCTGATTGGTATCGATTGTCTTGACTTACATTACTCCTACGAAGACGTCCAGGGATTTCCAGGAGACCCAATTGCAAGACGTACACCTTTGGGTTGGACTTGTATCGGAAATCCGGACGGCAAGATCGGGAACTGTTTACAGACAAACTTTATCCATGCCTATTTCCTTCATGGAGAGGCAAAGTTGGAGGAAATTGATTTAACTCTGCGCCGATTCTGGGAAATAGAAGCTGTCCACAAAGACGAACCTGTTTTGGGGCTTGAAGACAGAACTATTTTGAACAACACCCAAAAGTCCTTAAAGTTCGTGGAAGGGAGATATCAAGTTGCCATCCCATGGAAAAAGAACACTACCTTACCTCAAAACAATTATGAAATGGCACTTCGAAGACTTGAAGGAACAGAACACAGGCTTCTGAAGAGCCCGGAGATCGCTAGAACCTATATAGACTGTATTGAGCAGTACACTTTAAAAGGGTACATCAGAAAAGTTCCAAAGGAGGATCGACCCACGGCCAGGTGGTTTCTTCCTCATTTTCCAATTGTGAGGCCTGACAGAACTACTACAAAGACGCGTATCGTTTTTGATGCCTCTGCGCGGTATCAAGGAGTTTCATTAAACGATGTGATTTGTCAGGGACCAAAGTTACAACGTGACCTTTTCCACGTTTTGCTCCGTTTTCGGAAAAACCCCGTTGCTCTGGTCTGTGACATCGCAGAAATGTATCTGAGGATTGAGATCGCACCTAAAGACCGTCCTTTTCACCGGTTTCTCTGGAGAGACTTAGACCAACAGAAAGTTCCAGAAGAGTACGAATTTAGTCGTGTTGTATTTGGAGTGAATTCGTCGCCATTTCTTACTCAGTTCGTCACCCAACAACACGCTGAAACACACAGAACGGAGTACCCACTCGCGGCCGAAACCGCCCTCAAATCGACCTACATGGATGACAGTATGGATTCAGTGGCTGATGACCAGCAAGGAATCGAACTACACAAGCAATTGTCACAACTTTGGAAACGTGCAGGAATGCAAGCGCGAAAGTGGTTGTCCAACTCTCCAGTTGTGCTGAGCGAAATTCCACCGGAAGACAGAGCTTCAGAGATTGATTTAAAAGAAGGATCCCTACCCTCTATCAAAACCCTTGGAATATTGTGGCAGGCAGCAAAGGATGCGTTCACTTTCAAGGTTCAACCACCTGATAACCACTTTTCCTTTACGAAACGCAACTTTCTATCAAAAGTGGCAACTTTGTTCGATCCACTCGGGTTCCTCGCACCGTTTATCATCAGAGCCAAAGTCCTGTTACAAGACCTTTGGGCTGCGGGACTAGATTGGGACGATCCTTTCGGAGAAGCCTTGGTGCGTAGAAGTCGAAATTGGTTTGAAGAATTGCCCGAACTAGCTCAGATCAGCGTCCCACGATGTTTGCAACCAATGAAAGATGAAATAACAATTTCCTCATCCCTGCAAACCTTCGTAGATGCTTCTGAAGATGCTTACGGTTCCGTCGTATATTACAGAAATGTTTATCCAAGTGGCCTAATAACCAGCGTTATTGTGGCCGCAAAGACAAGCGTCGCTCCCCTTAGAGCAATTAGTGTTCCACGCCTGGAATTGATGGGTGCTGTGCTTGGTTTAAGGCTAACTAAAGAGATTTCAAAGGCGCTTAATGTATCGGACGTAGTTTTCTGGTCAGACAGCGTAGATGTACTCTGGTGGTTGCGTAACGCGAGTCGACGTTTCAAGCCATTTGTTGCTAACAGAGTTGCTGAAATTCAAAGTTTAACCAGTTCCAATCAGTGGAGATATGTTTCAACGGAAAACAATCCCGCGGATCTTGCTACAAGAGGTGTAATAGCATCTGGTCTAGCTTGTTCCGAAATATGGTGGCAAGGCCCtaaattcttgaaaaaaccaGAGTCTGAATGGCCAGAGAATCTGATTCAAGCGTCATCATCATCGCATAAAGAATTCAGATCAAGAGGACGTTTCAGCAAAGCAGAAACCAACAAGGGTCAAGAAAGCACACTAATCGCGGCTACGATAAATGAATCACGTGACTGGCGTTTGAACCCGCAACGATTTTCAAGTTGGACCCGACTTTTGAGGGTTCACGCGTGGGTATCCCGTTTCCTGGACAATTGTTGTCTATCAAAAGACCAGCGAATAACTGGAGAACTCACGACTGACGAAATCAGAAATGCAGAAAACCAGATTATCGCACAAGCCCAGCAACAAGCATTTCCTGATGAATACCGCATGTTGGCCCAAGGAAAGAATCTGCCACATTCAAGCAAACTTCTTCAACTTCGACCAGTGCTCGACGAGGACGAACTTGTACGTTGTAATGGACGACTCAGATATGCCGAATGTCTTCCGTACGATACGCGTTTTCCAATTATTCTCCCACGAGGACACTGGGTTACCACCTTGATAGTTAAACACTACCACGAGAAGGGCTATCACGCGAGCGGAACTAATCAAACCCTAGCTGATTTGTCCTCACGTTTTTGGATCATTGCAGCCAGAGAGGAAATAAGAGCCTGGGAGAAGAACTGTACGGAATGCAGAAAACGAAAAGCAAAGCCTGCCAGCCAAGTGATGGCGCCTTTGCCACGGATAAGAGTGAAAGAACCTCTTCGAGCGTTTTCCAAAATTGCGGTAGACTTTGCTGGTCCGTTTTTCACCATACAAGGAAGAGGGAAAGCTAGACAAAAGCGCTATTTATGCTTATTCACTTGCTTGTTATCGAGAGCCGTGCATTTGGAACTCGCATTTGGACTTGACACCGATGCATTTTTGAACGCGTTTTATCGCATGGTCAATCGTAGAGGTCTTCCTCAGGAGGTTGTCTCGGACAATGGAGGAAACTTTGTTGGAGCTGAAAAGGAACTACGTGAACTAGCTAAGAATCTTGACGAGGATAAAATTCAGAGGTCTGTGGCAAATAAAGGTATCAGATGGCATTTCAATCCGCCATTAGCACCTCATTTCGGGGGAGTACACGAAATCATGATTAAGGCGGCCAAGAGAgcaatctttgcaattttggggTCAGCGGACGTAAACGATGAAGAACTGATGACGGCTTTTACTGGTGCAGAAGCTTTGATAAACTCAAGACCGCTTACCTACCAGTCTGCGAATCCAAGCGACGATGTACCTCTCACGCCGAATCATTTTCTTCATGGACAGATTGGCGGTCAATTTGCCCCAGAGAGTGTGGATGACAACAAGAATTTAAACATTAAGAAAAGATGGCGAAGAATTCAAGAACTTGTCAAACATTTCTGGCGCCGATGGATGAGAGAATGGTTACCCAATCTCAATTCGAGAAAGAAATGGCttaaaactcaaagaaatcttcAAGTCGGAGACATTGTTCTATTAATATCTCCAGACGCCCCTCGTGGCCAATGGCCTCTTGCCCGAGTAATCGAAGTTTATCCTGGTGAAGATGGAAGAGTTAGAGTTGCTAAGGTTCAAGTTGGACGCAACACCCTCACTCGAA ACCATAACAACTCAGAGGCACCTGCTTTTGTTGCGCTCCGGACCGTTCCTGTAATCCTGAAAAATGGTAATCGCCGAATCGAAGTGAACGCCTTGCTGGACGATGCCAGTACAAGGACTTACCTCAATTCCGATGTTGCCGCTCAATTAGGCCTACAGGGAGAATACCAAAGAGTGTCAGTGAACGTACTCAATGGAAGAGTTGAGGCTTTCGAGACAATGCCTGTAGAACTTGAGGTGGAAAGTGTCGATGGACATTTTACCAGAAAAATCAGTGCTCTCACAACAGACCGAGTTACCGGAAACTTGCGTATTATCCATTGGAAAAAAGAATCGAACAAGTGGAAACATCTCCAAGGAATTGCCTTTCCAAAACAGAGTACCGCACGTCCGATTATTGATATTCTGATTGGTATCGATTGTCTTGACTTACATTACTCCTACGAAGACGTCCAGGGATTTCCAGGAGACTGGCGCCCTGCAGGTCAGCGCAAGATAAACACGTTTTTTGCAGAGCCTTCTATCGCCGATCGCAAGCAGCGACAATGTCCGGTTTGTAGTAAACAACATGGCGTTTGGTACTGCGACGTGTACCGGAAGATGACTGTTCCTAGTCGCTGGGAAACGGCAAAACAACTCAAGTTATGCTATCGATGCTTGAATCCTGGTCATCATGGAATCTTATGTCGTCGAAGCAGAGTGTGTGCAGTAAATGGTTGTCGCGAAAACCACCATAGGCTGTTGCATCGAGTTCAGAGTGTGAACATCAGAAATCCAGAACAGCCATCAGCAGTAGTTTTGGATACATCAGGAAGAAGAGTGGAGACCTTATCAAACCCGTCGGTTGTTCCTGCCAATAATTCTGCTGAGTTACCTGGGGCTGAGGCATCTCAACTGACTACGGAGGGGGAGCAGCGAAATATCACTGAAAGATCTATGACCACTTGA
- the LOC136911526 gene encoding uncharacterized protein: MLAQGKNLPHSSKLLQLRPVLDEDELAFGLDTDAFLNAFYRMVNRRGLPQEVVSDNGGNFVGAEKELRELAKNLDEDKIQRSVANKGIRWHFNPPLAPHFGGVHEIMIKAAKRAIFAILGSADVNDEELMTAFTGAEALINSRPLTYQSANPSDDVPLTPNHFLHGQIGGQFAPESVDDNKNLNIKKRWRRIQELVKHFWRRWMREWLPNLNSRKKWLKTQRNLQVGDIVLLISPDAPRGQWPLARVIEVYPGEDGRVRVAKVQVGRNTLTRSISKLCPLEICKQ; encoded by the coding sequence ATGTTGGCCCAAGGAAAGAATCTGCCACATTCAAGCAAACTTCTTCAACTTCGACCAGTGCTCGACGAGGACGAACTCGCATTTGGACTTGACACCGATGCATTTTTGAACGCGTTTTATCGCATGGTCAATCGTAGAGGTCTTCCTCAGGAGGTTGTCTCGGACAATGGAGGAAACTTTGTTGGAGCTGAAAAGGAACTACGTGAACTAGCTAAGAATCTTGACGAGGATAAAATTCAGAGGTCTGTGGCAAATAAAGGTATCAGATGGCATTTCAATCCGCCATTAGCACCTCATTTCGGGGGAGTACACGAAATCATGATTAAGGCGGCCAAGAGAgcaatctttgcaattttggggTCAGCGGACGTAAACGATGAAGAACTGATGACGGCTTTTACTGGTGCAGAAGCTTTGATAAACTCAAGACCGCTTACCTACCAGTCTGCGAATCCAAGCGACGATGTACCTCTCACGCCGAATCATTTTCTTCATGGACAGATTGGCGGTCAATTTGCCCCAGAGAGTGTGGATGACAACAAGAATTTAAACATTAAGAAAAGATGGCGAAGAATTCAAGAACTTGTCAAACATTTCTGGCGCCGATGGATGAGAGAATGGTTACCCAATCTCAATTCGAGAAAGAAATGGCttaaaactcaaagaaatcttcAAGTCGGAGACATTGTTCTATTAATATCTCCAGACGCCCCTCGTGGCCAATGGCCTCTTGCCCGAGTAATCGAAGTTTATCCTGGTGAAGATGGAAGAGTTAGAGTTGCTAAGGTTCAAGTTGGACGCAACACCCTCACTCGAAGTATCTCCAAACTGTGTCCCTTGGAAATTTGCAAGCAGTGA
- the LOC136911524 gene encoding uncharacterized protein gives MVNRRGLPQEVVSDNGGNFVGAEKELRELAKNLDEDKIQRSVANKGIRWHFNPPLAPHFGGVHEIMIKAAKRAIFAILGSADVNDEELMTAFTGAEALINSRPLTYQSANPSDDVPLTPNHFLHGQIGGQFAPESVDDNKNLNIKKRWRRIQELVKHFWRRWMREWLPNLNSRKKWLKTQRNLQVGDIVLLISPDAPRGQWPLARVIEVYPGEDGRVRVAKVQVGRNTLTRSISKLCPLEICKQ, from the coding sequence ATGGTCAATCGTAGAGGTCTTCCTCAGGAGGTTGTCTCGGACAATGGAGGAAACTTTGTTGGAGCTGAAAAGGAACTACGTGAACTAGCTAAGAATCTTGACGAGGATAAAATTCAGAGGTCTGTGGCAAATAAAGGTATCAGATGGCATTTCAATCCGCCATTAGCACCTCATTTCGGGGGAGTACACGAAATCATGATTAAGGCGGCCAAGAGAgcaatctttgcaattttggggTCAGCGGACGTAAACGATGAAGAACTGATGACGGCTTTTACTGGTGCAGAAGCTTTGATAAACTCAAGACCGCTTACCTACCAGTCTGCGAATCCAAGCGACGATGTACCTCTCACGCCGAATCATTTTCTTCATGGACAGATTGGCGGTCAATTTGCCCCAGAGAGTGTGGATGACAACAAGAATTTAAACATTAAGAAAAGATGGCGAAGAATTCAAGAACTTGTCAAACATTTCTGGCGCCGATGGATGAGAGAATGGTTACCCAATCTCAATTCGAGAAAGAAATGGCttaaaactcaaagaaatcttcAAGTCGGAGACATTGTTCTATTAATATCTCCAGACGCCCCTCGTGGCCAATGGCCTCTTGCCCGAGTAATCGAAGTTTATCCTGGTGAAGATGGAAGAGTTAGAGTTGCTAAGGTTCAAGTTGGACGCAACACCCTCACTCGAAGTATCTCCAAACTGTGTCCCTTGGAAATTTGCAAGCAGTGA
- the LOC136911525 gene encoding uncharacterized protein gives MVNRRGLPQEVVSDNGGNFVGAEKELRELAKNLDEDKIQRSVANKGIRWHFNPPLAPHFGGVHEIMIKAAKRAIFAILGSADVNDEELMTAFTGAEALINSRPLTYQSANPSDDVPLTPNHFLHGQIGGQFAPESVDDNKNLNIKKRWRRIQELVKHFWRRWMREWLPNLNSRKKWLKTQRNLQVGDIVLLISPDAPRGQWPLARVIEVYPGEDGRVRVAKVQVGRNTLTRSISKLCPKMF, from the coding sequence ATGGTCAATCGTAGAGGTCTTCCTCAGGAGGTTGTCTCGGACAATGGAGGAAACTTTGTTGGAGCTGAAAAGGAACTACGTGAACTAGCTAAGAATCTTGACGAGGATAAAATTCAGAGGTCTGTGGCAAATAAAGGTATCAGATGGCATTTCAATCCGCCATTAGCACCTCATTTCGGGGGAGTACACGAAATCATGATTAAGGCGGCCAAGAGAgcaatctttgcaattttggggTCAGCGGACGTAAACGATGAAGAACTGATGACGGCTTTTACTGGTGCAGAAGCTTTGATAAACTCAAGACCGCTTACCTACCAGTCTGCGAATCCAAGCGACGATGTACCTCTCACGCCGAATCATTTTCTTCATGGACAGATTGGCGGTCAATTTGCCCCAGAGAGTGTGGATGACAACAAGAATTTAAACATTAAGAAAAGATGGCGAAGAATTCAAGAACTTGTCAAACATTTCTGGCGCCGATGGATGAGAGAATGGTTACCCAATCTCAATTCGAGAAAGAAATGGCTTAAGACTCAAAGAAATCTTCAAGTCGGAGACATTGTTCTATTAATATCTCCAGACGCCCCTCGTGGCCAATGGCCTCTTGCCCGAGTAATCGAAGTTTATCCTGGTGAAGATGGAAGAGTTAGAGTTGCTAAGGTTCAAGTTGGACGCAACACCCTCACTCGAAGTATCTCCAAACTGTGTCCAAAAATGTTCTGA